The proteins below come from a single Chitinophaga pinensis DSM 2588 genomic window:
- a CDS encoding SDR family oxidoreductase, translating to MKKIILITGTSTGFGKLMTLTLAKAGHTVIAAMRGVTDKNAAAAKELSEVPNVDVVELDVTDDASVKNAVNTVLAKHGRIDVLVNNAAVSGFGLLESWSIDQIKKMEEVNVYGVIRTYQAVLPAMRKEKNGLIINLTSGASGFTLPFMVPYLMGKFAVETITEGAQHELKQYGIENVSIQPGVYPTEMNNGGKAGVHADKENITAEYGEPAQQLFGSIGAALFGKMAEFNMDPQVIADGVLALVNMEKGTRPLRYPLDAIAQGTDKEFVETRAAIKEKWTASYGLSL from the coding sequence ATGAAAAAGATAATACTGATCACAGGCACAAGTACTGGTTTTGGTAAATTAATGACCCTTACACTGGCGAAAGCAGGACATACTGTTATTGCTGCCATGAGAGGCGTTACAGACAAAAATGCGGCAGCAGCAAAAGAACTGAGTGAAGTACCTAACGTAGATGTAGTAGAACTGGATGTAACAGACGATGCTTCTGTGAAGAATGCGGTGAATACTGTATTGGCAAAACATGGCAGAATAGATGTACTGGTAAATAATGCAGCCGTATCCGGCTTTGGATTACTGGAATCATGGTCCATCGATCAGATCAAAAAGATGGAAGAAGTCAATGTATATGGTGTGATACGTACTTATCAGGCGGTATTACCTGCAATGCGCAAAGAAAAGAACGGATTGATCATCAACCTCACATCCGGCGCCAGCGGTTTTACCTTGCCTTTTATGGTGCCTTACCTGATGGGTAAGTTTGCTGTAGAAACGATCACTGAAGGAGCACAGCATGAGTTAAAACAGTACGGTATCGAAAACGTATCTATACAACCAGGTGTGTATCCGACTGAGATGAATAACGGTGGAAAGGCAGGCGTACATGCAGATAAAGAAAACATCACTGCTGAATATGGTGAGCCGGCACAGCAATTGTTTGGATCTATCGGTGCGGCTTTATTTGGTAAGATGGCCGAGTTTAACATGGATCCGCAGGTAATTGCTGACGGTGTACTGGCACTGGTAAATATGGAAAAAGGCACTCGTCCGCTGCGCTATCCACTTGATGCAATTGCACAGGGAACAGATAAAGAATTTGTCGAAACCAGGGCGGCGATTAAAGAAAAATGGACGGCGAGTTATGGTCTTTCTCTTTAA